In one window of Palaemon carinicauda isolate YSFRI2023 chromosome 2, ASM3689809v2, whole genome shotgun sequence DNA:
- the LOC137620233 gene encoding interaptin-like: MEKKKIGIENEINTNNTEIEKMEGKKKDMKQEIDTKRFKIEDMEKDKINMEDEIDMKNKKIESLNRKIIVMKDEIDMKMERKKMERMKMDMKNKIEMNRARIEDMDRKTSVMEEEINMKNKKIEDMKREKNNMEKKIKRLEEGHFDSMDKIENEINKKVMEICKLNGEISRRKLDIKVLEQEIDDILKKANILEGEAQILFNRLDGLPQKNRPDIKNIVLRMLAIIGVVKLAPIPVKMMQGDSEKGHSGVNGTIMFSENREEKEECWLSPMESPAKNTEVIAVLGDSMSLNNHNHALCEMAIENMRLDSINKKMDSKIRELEADQLTWEQERRNIAKKIQELKNEEYIWQDKIMNMEKENIIRELEVQDMERKYFILMQDHRIKEDNWLYEKILMQNEIDQKHTIIEDIERELFSMQNKIDQMHTTKEDMEHEKISMHNEIDQMNLKIHEMKKEQYKMENEINRQNTKITELEKELCKMENELDQKNRKIHSMEKDKQFREKEIIKNNREILGQERELFIMQAEINKTNKEIQEMNKEPFTMDIGDMRELQFQMKNEINQQDVKILDMDRMLFDMQRVIQKKNGEIEEMEREKKFDLEYEMELIGKDRLLYMNKAQDEIRKQDRVLCYLKCDLLKYEKQIEHLENEKKRNLALLQQLDGQVQVLLKRVPDFPKDQQPQFRKILGHMANVIGVKQGIKFAQEIVIEEKPENKWHFKAKNYLAHFIKKFRFFRQIQESTKKDGENKRIFYYSLMDEQEQWNTGGKEEKESTERGGAVEDGGYEQRKRPSKR; the protein is encoded by the coding sequence ATGGAGAAGAAAAAAATTGGCATAGAAAACGAAATTAACACAAATAATACGGAAATTGAAAAAATGGAGGGAAAGAAAAAAGATATGAAACAGGAAATTGATACGAAGAGGTTCAAAATCGAGGATATGGAAAAGGACAAAATTAatatggaagatgaaatcgatatgaaaaataagaaaattgagagcTTAAACAGGAAGATAAttgtaatgaaagatgaaattgaCATGAAAATGGAGAGGAAGAAAATGGAGAGGATGAAAAtggacatgaaaaataaaattgaaatgaataGAGCGAGAATAGAGGACATGGATAGGAAGACAAGTGTCATGGAAGAAgaaattaacatgaaaaataagaaaattgaagacatgaagagggaaaaaaataatatggaaaaaaaaatcaagcgcTTAGAAGAGGGACATTTTGACAGCATGGATAAAAttgaaaacgaaataaataaaaaagtcatGGAAATCTGCAAATTAAATGGTGAAATCAGTCGACGTAAATTAGATATCAAAGTATTAGAACAGGAAATCGACGATATTTTGAAAAAGGCAAACATTTTAGAAGGCGAAGCTCAAATTCTGTTCAATCGTTTAGATGGATTACCCCAAAAAAATCGACCAGATATCAAGAACATTGTACTAAGGATGTTAGCTATAATAGGAGTTGTTAAATTAGCCCCAATCCCAGTAAAGATGATGCAAGGTGACAGTGAAAAGGGGCATTCAGGTGTCAACGGAACAATAATGTTTAGTGAAaacagggaagaaaaagaagagtgcTGGTTGAGTCCAATGGAATCTCCGGCAAAGAACACAGAGGTAATAGCAGTACTCGGGGATTCGATGAGCCTTAACAATCATAATCATGCTTTGTGTGAAATGGCGATTGAAAATATGCGCTTGGATTCTATAAATAAGAAGATGGATAGTAAAATCAGAGAACTGGAGGCGGATCAATTGACCTGGGAACAAGAGAGAAGAAACATAGCAAAAAAAATCCAGGAATTGAAGAATGAAGAATATATTTGGCAAGATAAAATCATGAATATGGAGAAGGAAAATATAATCAGGGAACTTGAGGTACAAGACATGGAGAGGAAATATTTTATCCTGATGCAAGACCATAGGATCAAGGAAGATAATTGGTTATATGAAAAAATCTTGATGCAAAATGAAATTGACCAGAAGCACACAATAATAGAGGACATAGAGAGAGAACTATTTAGCATGCAGAATAAAATTGACCAGATGCATACAACAAAAGAGGATATGGAGCATGAAAAAATCTCCATGCATAATGAAATTGACCAGATGAACctaaaaatacatgaaatgaagaaagaacaatatAAAATGGAGAATGAAATTAATAGGCAGAACACAAAAATAACGGAATTGGAGAAAGAACTATGTAAAATGGAAAATGAACTTGaccaaaagaatagaaaaatacacaGCATGGAAAAGGACAAACAATTCAgggaaaaagaaattatcaaaaataatagaGAAATACTGGGCCAAGAAAGAGAACTATTTATCATGCAAGCTGAAATTAACAAGACGAATAAAGAAATACAGGAAATGAACAAAGAACCATTTACCATGGACATAGGGGACATGAGGGAACTACAATTTCAAATGAAGAATGAAATTAACCAGCAGGATGTAAAAATACTAGATATGGACAGAATGCTATTTGACATGCAAAGagtaattcaaaagaagaatggagaaatagaggaaatggagagagagaaaaaatttgacTTGGAATATGAAATGGAGTTAATTGGGAAGGATAGATTGCTGTACATGAACAAAGCCCAAGATGAAATACGAAAACAGGATAGGGTTCTCTGTTATCTAAAATGTGATCTgcttaaatatgaaaaacaaattgaacacctagaaaatgaaaagaaaagaaatttggcCTTGTTACAACAATTAGATGGCCAAGTTCAAGTTCTGTTGAAACGTGTTCCAGATTTTCCGAAAGACCAACAACCCCAATTCCGGAAGATTTTAGGACATATGGCAAACGTGATAGGGGTTAAACAAGGAATTAAATTTGCTCAAGAAATTGTTATAGAGGAGAAGCCTGAAAATAAATGGCACTTTAAAGCAAAAAATTACCTTGCCCATTTTATAAAAAAGTTTAGGTTTTTTAGGCAGATTCAAGAATCGACAAAAAAAGAtggggaaaataaaagaatattctattaTAGTTTAATGGATGAACAGGAGCAGTGGAACAcaggaggaaaagaggaaaaagaatcTACCGAAAGAGGAGGAGCCGTAGAGGATGGAGGTTACGAACAAAGGAAAAGGCCGAGCAAAAGGTAG